The following DNA comes from Rhinolophus ferrumequinum isolate MPI-CBG mRhiFer1 chromosome 15 unlocalized genomic scaffold, mRhiFer1_v1.p scaffold_54_arrow_ctg1_1, whole genome shotgun sequence.
TCACCCGGAGGCCAACCTCAGTACCACCTTCTAGGAGGCCTCCACTGGGACCGTTAGCTGATAGCATCGTCCCACACCCCCAGTGTTATCAGCTTCCTCATCAGCTTCTTTACCCAGAGGCTCCCTCACAGCCATTCTCTCTTCGCAAAGCTTCCCTAGGCTACACTGAGCACCCTTTGCACCTGCTGGGGCCAGCCCTCCTCGGGATGCGCCCACCTTGTTGGGTGGCCACTCCAAGTTTATTCTTTGACTCCACCCCCTTCCTGCCCGGTTTCTACAGCCTCCACCCAGCTCTGATTTGCCTCTGAACTCTCTTGGGGATCCGGTCATCACTCCTGCCTGGACTACGCTTTCGGACTCTGTGACCCATCCTTGCGCATGTATACGCCTCAGTGCTACCTTTGGTACTTGTTTATCGTCCCTGTGGCCCAGCTCATGCCACGGGTgttcacacacacccccacccatTAGAAAGGGACTTGTGCCGCCCATTGGGACCCCGTTTGCTCTCCTCTTTCCCCGTCGCCCTCCTCCAGTGGGTACCCGTTCACTGTGCCCACGACCCCCGCGCTGTGCGTGCCTTCCCTCCCCTCACCATGGCGAAGCCCGAGAGCAGGGCAGACGTGCGGCTGGAGGCTTTGAGCTTGGCCCGGCTGAGGTAAAGGCGGCGCCAGCTGAGCGCCCGCAGGGAGTGCTGACTGGCCCCCATGAGGTCCAAGTAGCCGCGGTGCACGAACTCTCCGTACGTGGCCGAGCCCGCGGGGCTCTCGGCCTCCGGGTTCAGCGGGGCCTGTTCGCCCGTGTCCCCCTCGCCGCCCTTCATGCTGGGGGCCGCGGCGCCAGACTGCAGAGCGGTCACGGCGGGGCCAGGTCGCCTCGGAGTCTGCAGGAGGGCCGGCCCGGGCCGGGGGGCGGCCCCATCCCCCGGTGGGGCGAGCAGAGATGCGCAGGCGGGCTCCCAGAGAAAGGAGGCCCGGGGCGGAGGAGCGGCTGGCGTCTACTGGGAGCCCGAGGGACCGCAACAGGACAGCACAGGCCGAAACAGGAACTGGGGCGGAGGCGGAGCCGGTGGCCACATGATGGGGTGGAGCCGGGGGGTCTGTCCGCAGAGCTCCCGAGGGACCCCGCGACCCTAGACTTAGCATGTCATCCAGACGCCAGAGCCCCGCTGCCGTGAACGGCCGGCCCCAGCCCGTGACCCGGAGTTCCCGGGCCCCGCACCTTTCCAGCACACTTGGCCACCTAACCCCTACCTAAGTTGTGAACTCGGGGAAGGCGAGCCTGTTCGACTGTGGGGATCCCGGGGGACCCTGCATGCTCGGCTCCAGGAAGCCGTCAGGCCCAGACTCCCAGATCCATCCAAACAGCCCCTCCTCCGAGAGCCCCAAAGGGTGACCACTGCGGTCATCCCCTCCCTACCCCAACGCCCCCGACGCCgtaaacagacacacaaactCGGCAGCCCCAGCTGGAAGATTTTGAGTTTTATAGCAAACCGTATTGTACAGATCCGGGGCCCAGCCCGGCTGGGTCCCCCATTCGTCCCCCGCCGggctgcctcctctccctcccccaagcgGCCTCATCCTCAAGCCTTACGCGATCCCCAGGACCCCCTCCCCTCGGCCTTTGGTCCGCCCAGTCCCTCCCCCCACCCGCGCACCTCCCTGTTACCTGAGGTATGTGGATTCCCCCCTCCCCTACATGGTACAACCCAGCTCCCACCCTGGCCGGGGCTGAGGGGCGGGCCCTGGCTTCCCAaaccccgccccgccccggagGCAGGGGCAGGGACGGGCCAGGAGAGTTACTAAGTTCCCATGGCAACCAAGAGGGGCCATTTCCAGCCTTAGTACTGGCTTTGGGACGTGTCCATTGGCTGCTATTTCCATGGCAACCAGGAGTGGCAGTTCCCTGGGAAAATGGGATACAAATTTCCACGACGATGAGTGGGAAGAGCCAAGCTGGAGGAGTCCCCCATTCTCATCGTTGGGCCGgcatcccacccctccccacccaccccaccccatctcagGTCCGGAGGGGTGGAGCTGCTCAATACAGTAAAGCAAGAGAGCCTGCGAGTGGGGCGCAGTCCAAACGGGGCGGGGCGCGCACCGGCCCGTCTCCGTCCAAACTGGTCCTGGCCCCGCACACTCCGGCTCCCCCAGGTCCGAGGTTCCCCAGGTTCAAGTAACACTTCAGTACAGATGAATGTTCAAGTATTGAGCGGGGAGGCAGGTAGGGGGCTGGGGTACCCCTCACCGCTCCCCTGGGGCACGCTGAACCAGCGGGTGGGCCAGCGGGCCCCCACTCCTACCAATAGCTGCCATTGTCAGTGACGTTCAAGGAgtcagggtgggggaagggactgAAATCTGGGGAGGGATTAAGGAGAGGGGTGACCCCCCCAGGGGGTACTACTGCCCCCAGAGCTGGTcgtgccccccacccctctcAGCCCTGCCTGGTTTTCCCTGGTTCCCCAAGTACCCCCACTTCTGACACCTGGATTCCCCAGTTGCTGCTCTGGTTTCCCTTTttggccccccaccccaccccccaactccaaGAATCTGGGCTGTTCCCTGCCTCCTCGGTGGTCGGCTTTctgctgccctcccccagcccctggctgccAGTATCTGGTGTGCACCCATCCTCCCCcgttctccctccctccaacttGCACCTTAGCCCCCTCCCACCATCCCTTTGGCTCAGCACCCCCAGTACCTCTGACCCACTCCCCCCAGGGGATGGACAATGAAGCAGGTGGACGGGGGAGGGGATAGGAAGGACAGACCCCCAGAAATATCAGTGCAGGGGGCAGAGAGTGGGGAGGCTGGCTCGAGTCCCTGGGCAGGACTCCCAAGTCAGAAAACTCAGGACTCCCGAGTCATGAGGTGGGTAAGCTGGCCTTCTGGCGGGGTGAAACGAAGGCCCGAGGTTCAGGCTCCGGACGAGtcctggggaagggtggggggcaCCCAACTAGCTGTCCTTGAGAAGCAGCTTCTCCTCTGGGCAGCGGAAGGGGCCGGGGGGCCCGGCGGCTGCCAGCCGGGCACAAGCTTCAGGTGAGAGTTGGCGGCAGGAGCGCAGATCTAGACGGCGGAGGCGCGGGCAGCGGCGGAACAGCGGAAGGCAGTGGTCAGTGAGGCGGTGGCAACCTGGGGATGGGGCAATGGTAGCCGACACCGGGAAAGTTAGGGGGTAGGCACTGGTCATGGGGACCGACAGGCTAGCAGGATGCACAGACAGGGGACCATGCTTACCAGCAAGATTGAGGTGCACCAGGGTCTCTCGGAGCGGGGAGGTGGGGGCCGTGAGGAGGTGGACGCTGGGGTCCCCGACGTGGGCGCAGTGGCTGAGGTCCAGGGCGCTCAGCTGGGGCGCATGGCGCAGCAGGAGCCGCAGGGAGGCATCTGTCAGCTCCAGGCCTGCCAGGCGCAGCTCTGCTACCCCCTGCAGCCGCCCACGGCTCTCCGTTTGCCCTGGGCAGGCAGGTCAGAAGTCAGTACTGCCCGCTGCTTCCATCCCTGAGCCTGGGCATGCAGACCAGCTACGTCCCCACACTCATGCCTCACCGCCTCTAAACCTGCTCCCTCTATACACGGAGCCTTGGCTGGCCCTCTGCCTGGCTTGCTCTTCCCCCAAACACCCCCACAACCTGACTTTATCTCATCTGTCCACGGCTCATGTCGCCTCCTCGGCTCATGTCGCCTCCTCGTTGAGGCTTGCCGTGATTATTCCATGTGCAGTTCTAACACTCCATCCACTCCTACCCTTCCCACCAGCTGACATGtgtatctttttctctcctcccagtGGAACGTCAGTTCCACGAAGGCGAGAACTTTCCTGTCTCGCTCTTGCTCTGTCCCCAGCAACTGGGATACAGGTGCTCAGGATACAGTCACTCATCCAACAAATGACACCCACCGCCCTCTCCTGCCATGACTAGTGACGCCACCAACGGGATCCCTTTCTCTCCACTCACCGTCCACCACTCTTCCCTGAACCCTTGCCCTGGCCTTCTCACTCACTCAAGTCTCTCCTTTCCACCCTGGAATCCAAAGAGCCATTCTTAGCCCACGTGGGACTTCTCTGCTAAAGCCTCTGAGGGCACCTCACAGAAGTCCAATCTCCTTGGTGGAGCACCCAGTTCCTAGAAGATCTCATCCTTTTCTCAGCTCTCAACTCATCTCCCTCGCCCCCAACAGCTGGGCGGCCCTGAGAGACTCTGCCTGTGGCCACCTGTGCTGTCCTCTGCCTGGCCCGTGTCCCCGGCTGTCAGGTCTGCGATCCAGGCCTCCTCTTCCCCCGTCTCCAGAGTAGAGGAACGCACACAACTCATCTCTGCATCCAAAGCGTATCGTCTGCTTCCCCTTATTCTATCTACCATGTTCCTgcagtagtttttgttttgtttttaaactaaatgCCTATGGTATTGAGCACTCACTGTGGGCCAGACACAGGCTCGGTGGCTGCCTGCCCCCAGGCCAGGGGCTCACAAACCACATTAGTGGCAGGCTAGTGACAATGGACTACTGGCCCTGCCCCCCAGAGTTTAGGTCTAAGGTGGGGGGGCCTCAGAGTCTgtttttctaacaagttctccGGGAATGGTGCTGCTGGTCCAGTGACCACGTTTAATCAACCATGCTCCATCTTCCACAGCCCTGGGAGACAAGTTCTCTGATTATCATGTCTGTccacagatgagaacactgaggatCAAATCATTAAGccatctgcccaaggtcacataactatgaagtgacagagccaggacagCAGGCCTGGTAATGAAGTCCAAACCCTTACCACAAGGCCATGTGTCTCCCAGACACCAGCCTAGCCCCTGGATAAACAAGCTCAGATGCCACCAACTCATGAACCTCGCCACACAAGTGTCTGAGGGAGTCTGCAGAGGACGAACGATTTTCTTAGTGACTAAGGCTACAAAAAGGACATTTTTATAGGGAAATGCAGACATTGAACTTTGTGAGTTCCGGCATCACCTGGGCACCCCTTTCACCTGACAATGACCGCCGGGCCGGGTTGGTAGGGGCCACTCCCGAATGCCCTCCAGCAAACCCAGCACTCGTTCGTTACCTGCCAGGCCGCCCACCCCTGTGGGTACCTGACCGGCACGCTCTGAATTCCACCCCCTGCTTATTTTCCTTTGAGAAGCCAAGGGCCTGGGAATACGTCTACAGATACCCTCAACCTTGGGCCACAGCTAAAAGCCATTAGAGGGGAGTAGGGGAAAGAGGTCCTTTCTGGCttgggtggggaagaggaggcaTCAGCGAGGAGTTCACTGACATGGCAGCATTTAAGCTGGGCTTTCAAGGACATAAGAGAGGTGGCATAAGAGTGTGCCCGGCAGAGAGCAGGAGGGGCAGGAGCAAGGAAGCAGCCCTTGGCTTTGCTCCGGGAAGGCTGCACAAATCAGGGAGCTGAGACCGGAAGGGCAGGCCAAATCCCCGCACACACATCAGGCCTCAAGCGCCCAGAAGGTTCCTGTTTGCGAGCTCCTGCTAACGGGCTTAGACTGAAAGGGACTCAGGCAGGAGATGCGTCCGTCTGCCAGTCTCACGGGACGCACCGTTCCCAACACCCGCCCTTACCTGCCCCATCTTCCTGGCTCAGGAAAAGGGGGGCATCGGCTGAGAGGGGTGCTCTGGCCCGGCTTTGCCTGGTGACTTGCACCAGTCACTCAACCCCTCAGGGCCTCATCCAGAAAACGCAAAGAATCCTCACTGCTTCTCTAGTCCTTTTCCAAGGTTGCTGTGACCGGGGTAGGTGGGAAGAAGGGAGCCATGAAAGAGAGCTGTGAAAGCAAGGTGCTTGTCCTCGCAGAGATTAAAAACCCAGCGAGAGGAAACAGATTTTAACCAAACCACTTCACAGCTGTACCGTGACATTCCAGAGGGGACCGCTCTCAAAGCTGCAGAGGGGCTCTGATCCGCAATGCGGGAGGGGATCCTGGAGGGCTTCTAGGAGGAAGTGGCATTTAGGATGCCACTGAGGATGATTAGGTGCTAATTAGACGGCGGAGGATAGAGCATTCGAGGCAAAGAGGAGCGGGCAGAGGCCCTGGGGTTGGAGGGGACCGGCCAGGAGGTTGAGGTGGCCCAAACGCAGTGACGGCAGAGGTCAGTGGGGACCCGACCAGACCAGGTCTTAGCAACGATGGCACAACACTGGTCTTTGTCCACTGAACACCACAGAGCAATGAGAGTTCAGCGCGCTCAGAGACGGGGCAGGGCAAGGAGTGAGGTGGTTAGATTTGTCCTTCTGGAAGGTTCCCCTGGCTTCCGTGTGTAGAACACACTGGTGGGGGCCACAGAGGATGCCACTGTGAGCAGCCCCCCTCCTGGCTGGCCGCGGCGCCCCCAGACCtcagtgcccccaccccacatggCCGCGTGACCCCAGCGACTGGGCCTCTGCTTCTGCACCTGACGAGCCTCGGCTCCCAGCACCTCCCTCGGCCAATACAGGCCTCCGGCCCCACGAAACCTCTTACTTTGCGTCACACACCCTAGAACATCCCTGTGCTTTCAGGACCAAGTTCAAATAGGTCCTTTTAAGGAGGGCTTCTCTCACTGCCCCGACTGTCAACCATCTTTACCACATGCTGCCACGACTTCCTATTTCTGAGTCTCTCTCCTGAGTGACGGGGGCGCCCCCAGGCGGGTTCCGTTCAGGTCCCGAATACGCGCTCAACAAGAAAAGCCAATGTTCCCTGGCAGGGTCCCCGGGCCTGACCCCGGGGAAGAGCTGCCCAGTCTGACCGGGCGATGGCACCGCATCTCCACACAACCTGCCAAATCAACTGGCTCCGTCGTTCTGCTCTCTGCCCTCAGGAAAACCCTCATCCTCTTATTGTAACCAATCTAGGGGCCAAATTTATCGTTCAGTCACATTTTTACTGGGTCTACACGGGAACTTGAAAAGATTCTGAATTAATTTCCATCACTTAAAAACCAAGAGATTTCACAGAAAGCTCCCCCTTTCTGGCTCCTCGTGACAAACGGAACTGACTGGCCCCAGGGGCCCGGGCTCTTCCTGCATCGGCACTGCTCCCCTGGGGGACGCTCTTCAGCAGAGCCCAGGACACCCGCGACGTCACTCACATCCCCGGCTTCCCCCAGAATCCTGCGTCATTCTCCTGTCCTGTACTGAGCTTCACCCCATAATTCCCTCCCCCTGGAGGGAGGGGCTGCGTCCTTATGGGGTTCCCTCTGCTCCCATCAcaggggggcgggggcggggaggggggtgtgaatgaatgaacaagggCCAAGTAGGGCCTTCCTAGGCAAACTCAAGTGTTCTCACTGTTCTTTCTTCAAATCTCTGAACACCCAGCACGAGTCGGAAGGGTCTCAGAGCACCCCCTCGCTCTGCGGAGGAGTCGAGAGGCCGCACCTGGTCTGGTGTCTGGTGGCGGCAGCAGCAGCTCACGGAGCTGGGAGTCTTTGACGTCCTCGACCCAGCGCAGGTCCAGGAGCCGCAGGGCAGGCAGTGGGGCTGAGCCCAGGGCAGAGACGGAGAGCCAGGAGCAGCCGGACAGCACCAGCTCCTGCAAGCCTGGGGGTCAGAGAGCGGGTGCTGGAGGGCTCTGCCCCGCGCCGACCCCTCCTCTCTAGCCTGCCCCACCTTCCCGCCGTACCTTGCAGTCGGTTCAGAAGCCACATGAGCTGCTTCTTGGAGACACCTGTCCAGCTGAGGTCCAGGGCTCGGGGCTGGCGACGAACCACACCGCTAAGCATGGGCGGGGTCAGTGACTTCCGCCGGCTCAGGTCCATTCGGGGCCACAGACGCTTGTCATAGCACCTGTCGACCACAAGGGGGAGACAGCCCTCAGCCCTCAGGGAGCCCACAAACCTCCCACACTCAATGGTTCCCCGTTTTCTCCAGGTCCATACAGACAGCGAGGGAGGTAGGGTGGGGGTGCTGCAGGAAGGTCTAGACCCCAGGCCAAGAGCAATGAGCTTGGGGCTCAAGCACGTCACTAACTAGACGCAACACCCTGGGGAAGTCCCTTCCTTTCCCTGAGCCTCAGAAGCCGCATTTAGAAAGCGGAGATAGGGATCCACACGTGGTCTGCCCCGCATGGGGACTGTGAGGTCACACGAGGTCGTTCTGGTTTGCGGGCCATTCAGCTTATACACCATTCTGCCAATGGCACACCCACTGCACTGATGTAACACCCCAGGGGTCTGCCTGCACCCCCAGCCCCTTGGACTGCTCCTGCTGGCTCCGGGGCATGTCCCACCTGACCTCTGCCCTCGACCCCCACGTGGCCCGTCCTGATGGCCATGGCCCCCAGGGCTGGCCTTTCGGCCCCACTTGCTCTCTTTGTGTCTCCAACTGGAATGTAGGCTCCCCAAGGGCAGCACTGGCTTCCCCGTGTCCCCAGGGCCAGCACTGTGCCAGGCGCACAGTGGGTTATCTGCTGCACATCTGCTGAATGAACCCATGGTGCTGAGCTTTCACGGAGCAACCCCACCACACAGCTCCTTTACAGCTTTCCGTTACTCGGTCGATGTGTACGGAGGACCTGGCAGGTCCCAGGTCCTGAAGCTACAAAGACGAATCAGGCCCCAACAAAAGTAGACTGAGGTTTCCCAACCCCAGCAGTTCCCAGAGCCTTGACCAGTCTGACACGCAGAGAACTGCAAGGGCTTCCCAAACTTATTCTACCAGGGAACTCTTCCCCACCTCTTCCAAGGTTATCTATGAACACTCTGGGGTTCACGGAAGGTCCCTGAGACTCCGTTTGAAAACTCTTTTAACATAGCAGTCTCAAAGGCATCCCAATTTCTACTGTGCAGGGTGAACTATGTCAGAAGCaacaggggtggggagtggcgAGGAAGCTGTATCTTacctccctcccacaccccaaTTCTGACGGGCTCTTTCTTCCAGAAGTTCTGGGCTGGAGCAGTGAACCCCAACTCCAGTCACTGGCTACCCACTTATCTGCAGACCGCGAACTTATCTTTAAATCGATCCCCTCTGCACACTTAAAACCAGTACTGTTTCACATAAATATGTTAACcttagaaataaacataataaaaaacacaCCAGGATTATGAAATTCTAGCCGGGTGGTGCTGTGTCTTCACGCTACCACCTGAAGACTGTTTTTGTTAAACAGGGAGATAAGTATTAGGATGGTGTTAAAGATATAATAGCGCATAATGGAGAGACTTTCTTtgcaaaattaataaaaggaTCAAGCCAGGTTTTTGTGTCACTTAAAACTGCCAGGCATACACCAGAGCCCCTGGGTGACATTTCAGGGAATGCTGGAGGCAGACAGGAAGGTTTCAAACTGCACAACCCGACCCCCATGCCCCACCCACACCTCCTATCATTCCCCCTCTCCTGGCATCCGAGCTTCTCCCTCTCCCAATCCCATCCCCTTGGCcaataaacatttgcaaatctctccaattctaaaaaggaaaacaaacaaacaaacaaacaaacaaacaaatccaccCTCAACGCAGCTTCTTCCCCTGGGTCCTGCCCCCTTTCTGCTCAGTAAATTCTGCTCCGTCCCAAACCTCTCTCTGCCCGCTCTGTCCCAGTCTTGAGTCCCACCACCATGAAGCCCCTCCCGGACCTTCCATGGCTGGAAGGGAACCCTTCCCCTCGGGGGCTCACACAGGCCCTTACACAGCTGTGTTTCTGTACCATGTCCCACAAGAGCCAAGCCAACCACCTGCCTGCCTATAGACACACAATGCTTTCTGGTGCCAACACATCTGGGTACAAATTGTGCTTCAGCTGGAAATGCCAACCAGCCCAGATCCTTCCAGGCTCAGTTCCAGtgcctcctcttccaggaagtctccCCAGACTTTTCCTGGCCAGAGCTAATTGGTCCCTTTGCCCTTGTGTGACCAGGACACTGGGTTGAAACCTCAGACTGGCAGCCAACAGTCCCTGAGGGCCCTACTGAGACTGTGTGTCCAGCCTCCACTGAGCACAAAGCAGTCAGAACAACGGGGAAACAGACAGGGCCCAGCAACCGAGGCAACAAGGGACATGGTGGAAGTCAGTGAGAGGACTGGGTAGAAGAGCCTCCCAGAGACAACACCTGATGAGACTTGAAGGCAGGCAGTAGTTAttcaggggaggagaggggagtaaGAGGGCGTAGCTCTCCAGACGGGGGAGAACTAGTGTGCAGGTCCCAGACCCATGAGACAGCTTTGAGAACCTCAGGCAGAAGGACCACAGGGCGATGCATCATCTCGTAATAATGAGGATGACGGCGGTAACTACAGCTCTAGTGACTCGTGTTCACCGCGAGTTCAtcgtgtgccaggtactgttctacgCATTAACCATGTCGCCTCCCAACGGTCCTAGGAGGGAAACACTATTACCATTTCCTCTCAGAGGtggaggaggctcagagaggttaagacacTTGTTCAAGGTCCCACGAGATGGTAGCAGACGGCTTGAACCAAGCGGGTCTGGAGCTCTGAGtgggacagagacaggagtgaGGCCGCAGAGGAGGCCTGGGGAGGGTGCCATGGTGAGGAAGGCTGGATGCCAGGCCGGTCGTCACGCCCGAGTCCAGGGGTGAAGCGTGAGCCCTGCGGGCACCTAAATCCCAGCTCTCCAGCTCTGTGCTTTTGgggaccttaggcaagtcactttccttctctgggtcTCCACTCTCCAAACCACGAAAGGGAGGAAATGCAGCACGTAGTCCAAAGGTTTGCTGCAAAGAGGAAGACAGCTCCTACAGAGGAAGCGCTGAGGGCAGGCACGTCCCAGTGTCCAGCAGGACACTGGTGAGGGAGCCATGGATGGGTTCTAGCTGGCAATGACACCAAGGCAGGAAGCATGAAGAACGTTTCAGAGGCCAGGGCACGCCATCATCCAGGCAGTCAGGGATCCACGTCCAACTTCCCGAACCCACTTACTTCGTCCTCGACTCCAGCCTGCCCCTGACCGAGCTAACCCCCTGCTAAGCTGGCCTCCAAAATCCTACATCCTGGTCCTAAACCTCCCTCTGGCAGAGGCCCTCTGGGGTCACACAGGTGGACCAGCCCAAACCACACCACCAGTGAGGAGCTCATAGCCACCTGGGCCCTGGCCAGAGCCAGTGTTTCCCTCTAGCTCCCTGGGCTCCCTGAGGCCACCTCTGTCCCCCAATCTGTCCACGCCCAAGCCTTTACTCCCACCCCCAACTGGCCTTGACTCTGTGTTCCAGCCCCTTCTTTGCCTCCCCCCCGCCGCCCATGGCCTCCAAAGTCCCAACCCTCTTCCCTGCGACCCCACAACTCCCCCACTTTTCTCCCACCCACCCTCTTGTCCCTCCCTCTGCATAGATCACTTCACCTCCCAGTTCCAAGACAAGATAAAAGCCACCAGACAGGAAAGCCTGCAACTTCCTGCTCTCCCACCTACAAATGTCTCTCCAGCACCACCCTCACTACCTCTTTCTACACTCCATTCTGATTTCCTCactgccattcattcatttattcattcaaccactcACCcgttcattcaacaagtattttttcAGTACCTACTGTAGGCTACGTGCCACCTTAGAAACTAGGGACACAGCGGTGAGAAAACAGATCCAGCCCCTGCCCTGAAGCTGCTATCCTGGACCCCACGTGACCTGGCTTTGGTCCCTCCACCCTCACAGAGCACAGCCAAGGACACCAAGGCCTCCTTGTAGCAAAATCCAACCACCACTTCTGGTCCTTGATCTCTCCGAACCTTTGCCAACACCCGACACTTTTATCACTCACTCCTTCCTCAGTCTCTCCCCCTTTGGACATACATCCACCCTCGATCTCCTCCAAGTCTGGCTGCTCGTTCTCTACCTCGTAAAGATGGACATCGTATCTTCTGCCCTCTTCCCTGAAGCTGACACCTATAGATTGAAAACTCATAAACTTGGATCTTTCCCTCGGTAGACATCTTCGCTTTCTAGTTCCGAGAAGACAGACGCCACCATACAGGACAGCCTGTACGTTGCTGCTCTGCCACCTCtttattcactgctgtgtcccaaGTTCCTCGATGTGGATCTTCCTCGTGACCATCAGAGCCGTCCACCCAGCTGTTTTCCTGCCAGCTCCCGACTGGCCCACAGGCCTTCGGCCAAACCTGTCGAATCTGAGCACTTCACTCCCCTCGGGAACCCACGTCTCTTCCTCCGGCACTCCCAGACGAGGGGAATGGCACTGCTGCCCATACAGACTTGTGGGCCAGAGGCTCAGCTGAGTCACCCTGCTGCCCTGTAGCCATTAG
Coding sequences within:
- the FBXL19 gene encoding F-box/LRR-repeat protein 19 isoform X6, with the protein product MCQLLERVPDTSSSSSDSDSDSDSSGTSLSEDEAPGEARNGRRPARGSSGEKENRGGRRAVRPGSGGPLLSWPLGPAPPPRPPQLERHVVRPPPRSPEPDTLPLAAGSDHPLPRAAWLRVFQHLGPRELCVCMRVCRTWSRWCYDKRLWPRMDLSRRKSLTPPMLSGVVRRQPRALDLSWTGVSKKQLMWLLNRLQGLQELVLSGCSWLSVSALGSAPLPALRLLDLRWVEDVKDSQLRELLLPPPDTRPGQTESRGRLQGVAELRLAGLELTDASLRLLLRHAPQLSALDLSHCAHVGDPSVHLLTAPTSPLRETLVHLNLAGCHRLTDHCLPLFRRCPRLRRLDLRSCRQLSPEACARLAAAGPPGPFRCPEEKLLLKDS
- the FBXL19 gene encoding F-box/LRR-repeat protein 19 isoform X5, which codes for MRKSLTVGSALAAPRKAGPARIQKPKPPLASAEGPAAPSPSPQREKLERFKRMCQLLERVPDTSSSSSDSDSDSDSSGTSLSEDEAPGEARNGRRPARGSSGEKENRGGRRAVRPGSGGPLLSWPLGPAPPPRPPQLERHVVRPPPRSPEPDTLPLAAGSDHPLPRAAWLRVFQHLGPRELCVCMRVCRTWSRWCYDKRLWPRMDLSRRKSLTPPMLSGVVRRQPRALDLSWTGVSKKQLMWLLNRLQGLQELVLSGCSWLSVSALGSAPLPALRLLDLRWVEDVKDSQLRELLLPPPDTRPGQTESRGRLQGVAELRLAGLELTDASLRLLLRHAPQLSALDLSHCAHVGDPSVHLLTAPTSPLRETLVHLNLAGCHRLTDHCLPLFRRCPRLRRLDLRSCRQLSPEACARLAAAGPPGPFRCPEEKLLLKDS